The Crocosphaera sp. UHCC 0190 DNA segment GGGTTGCTTATTTCCAAGGAGATAAAGATGAGCGAGAAAAAATAATTTTTCAAGTAAAATCAGGTAAAGTAAAATCAGGAGATATTCGAGATTTACAGGGAACTATAATTCTACAACAAGCTGCTATTGGCATTTTTATCACCTTAAGACCTCCCACCAAAGACATGATCAAAACTGCTAAAGCTGCGGGTATTTATCAAGGTAAATATATGAATAAGACTGTTGACAAAATACAAATTGTCACCATTCCAGAGATTTTAGAAGAAAAAAAACGTATTGATATTGGGTTGATGTTTGAAGTCCTGAAATCTGCTGAAAAGCAACGGGAAACCACAGGAATACAAACAACTTTAGATCTACACTAAGTAGGGTGGGAATTGCCCACCTTACAGTTTTTTTCTTAGGTAGTTTGTCCCCTAAAAAGAAGAATGACTTACAACAGTTTGCGAGTTTATGCAATAAGCAGTAGGGACAATTGATGAATTGCCCCTACATTGAAGTTAACGGGGATCAGTCCCCTGTTACTAGATAATTTGTTACTGTCATCAACACTAAGCCACAGAAGCGTCTTGTTGTTGATGACGTTGAACTTTCCCTGTTCCGTGACAGACAGGACAAGCAGTCATATTCTGACTATCTGCAGCCATTAACTTCCCATTTCCTTTACACTTTTGACAAACGACTTTTTCGTGCCACCAATAATTTGTTAAAAAGTTATTATCAGTAATGTAATTAAAGTCTTCGTACATTTAAACACCTCAGCTAGACTTTAGACTATCGTCCCTATCACCCAACTCATTGCTTTAAACAACATACAAATTCCCCCCTGACTTAGACTAAAAATCGATAAAACCATTTGATTTCTCAAAATTTTTTTTTGATTCTCTTTAAAGCCTAATTGTAGGAGAAACGCTAACCAAGGCCGATTGAAATATCCTGGCTATCATTTATATTATAAACAAATAAACTAATTTATCCTCTTTGTTCATAATTTGTAAAGTTAGGACTAGAAAAAGCGATAGCTGCGCTTTATAACTGATCCCACCCCGTATTCATGCTTTTTATCTTCAAAATCAGAACTCTTAACCTTTCGTTAAAGTTAGGAAAGATTTGATATATCTGCCAGCAAAAAAATTTACAATTCATCATATTTTTTGTATCAATCAATACAGCAGTTATGATCAATGATTGTCTGCTTGGTTATGTCATTAATACCGAATTTGCAAAGTAACAGAGGCTCTCACTGTTTGTTCTCCCCCAATAACAGGGGTGATTGGGGGAGCATTGGCTGTTGTTTTAAAGGTTTCTGCTGCTTGAATTAACTGAGGTTTAGGAACATTTGCGCCATTAATGGCAATATTAATAATTTCTTGAGACTGAAAATTCAACGTATCTAATACAGCTTTTGCCTGTTGTTGTGCATCTAGGGTTGCTGACTGTAAGGCTTTTTTTTGTGCTTGTGAAATAGCTGTTTCTGTTGCCGTAAAACTAACATTATCTATTCGGGTAGCTCCAGCTTTAACCGCTTCATCTAACAAACCACCGACTGCTTCAGTTTTGAGGCGAAAACTTACTGTATTTGTGCCAATATAACCTACTAAACGTCTTTGATTATTATCATATTGATAGTTAGGTTGAAGGCCAATTCCTGTGGTTTCTAAATGTTCTACTTGACGAGATTTTAAGAAGCTAACGACTGCCGATGTCCGTTGCGCCACATTTTCCTGTACCTCCGTCGCCGTTTTTCCTGAAATTTCTACCCCTAAGCTAATTTCAGTGAGGGTAGTTGAAATTCTTTCAATACCTTCTCCCGTGACAGTTAAGGTTCGTAATATTTGTTCTTGTGCCATGACTGGGGTAATAAAGGGGATACTAAAAATGCTGTAAATTCCTAAACAAATTGCAGAACTCTGACCTAGAAAATTCAGGTGATTCATATTGAATTCAAATTCTAAAAATATAGTTATTATTGTAGCAAAAAAAATCTAATCTTTAAGGATTAAAAGCAAATTATTAACCCTGAGATTAACCGAGCGATCGCCTAATACCAAAAAACTTAGACAAAAGTCCCTTTAACCCTTCATTTTTAGCAAATTTTTGTTTTTTGAGTAATAAAGCAGCCTTACTATTGACTTCTGATAATGTGGGATAAATATGAATACCTGATAAAGCAGAGACGTTGAGATTATTGGCCATAGCAAGAACAATTTCATGAATTAATTCTCCTGCGGATTTTCCCACTAAATGGGCCCCTAAAATTGTCCCATTACCCCGTACAATAATTTTACCAAATCCGAGGGTTGCTCCTTCTGCCTGAGCGCGATCAACATCAGCAAATTCTTGTTTTAAACTATAAACATCATCTCCATATTTTTCCTTAGCTTGGGCTTCTGTTAACCCCAGTCTTGCTAATTCAGGATCGGTAAAAGTTGCCCAAGGAATTACCTGATAGTTAACTTTATTAATGGGAAAGAATAGGGCATTTGTAATCACTGTTACCGCTTCATGGGCAGCAACGTGGGTAAATTGATAACCCCCGATAACATCACCACAAGCATAAATCTTTCTATTAGTTGTTTGCAGTTTTTCATTAATTTTAATCCCTTTTTTATCGTATTCAACCCCTGCCACTTCTAAGTTCAGAGATTCTACATTAGGAGAACGACCTGCAGAAACCAATATTTCATCAACGATAATTTTTTTATTTGCTGCCCATAAATGTTTTTTGCCATCAATTACTTCAACTTTGTCAGCCCTGGCATTTTTAATAATATTAATTTCTTCTTTAATAAACTGTTTTTCTATCACATCAGCCGCTTCAGGATCTTCTTTTGGTAAGAGATGAGATCTGCTATTAATCAAAGTTACTTTTACCCCTAAACGATGAAAAGATTGACCTAATTCACAGCCAATGGGGCCAGCCCCAATAATGCCTAAAGACTCAGGACTTTTTGTTAAAGAAAAGACCTGTTCATTGGTTAAAAATCCTGCTTCTTTTAACCCAGGAATTGGTGGAATAGCAGGACGAGAACCTGTAGCAATTACAAACGCACGGGCCGTTAATTTTCGT contains these protein-coding regions:
- a CDS encoding SIMPL domain-containing protein, translated to MNHLNFLGQSSAICLGIYSIFSIPFITPVMAQEQILRTLTVTGEGIERISTTLTEISLGVEISGKTATEVQENVAQRTSAVVSFLKSRQVEHLETTGIGLQPNYQYDNNQRRLVGYIGTNTVSFRLKTEAVGGLLDEAVKAGATRIDNVSFTATETAISQAQKKALQSATLDAQQQAKAVLDTLNFQSQEIINIAINGANVPKPQLIQAAETFKTTANAPPITPVIGGEQTVRASVTLQIRY
- a CDS encoding dihydrolipoyl dehydrogenase family protein — its product is MAVDYDIIVIGGGSGGLVVASAAAQLKAKVVLVEKERLGGDCLWYGCVPSKSLIHAARVAYEVKNSERFGVYSHSPTINFSQSMEYVQKVISAIEPHDSPQRFEGLGVEVIFGSGQFINQDIFEVNGRKLTARAFVIATGSRPAIPPIPGLKEAGFLTNEQVFSLTKSPESLGIIGAGPIGCELGQSFHRLGVKVTLINSRSHLLPKEDPEAADVIEKQFIKEEINIIKNARADKVEVIDGKKHLWAANKKIIVDEILVSAGRSPNVESLNLEVAGVEYDKKGIKINEKLQTTNRKIYACGDVIGGYQFTHVAAHEAVTVITNALFFPINKVNYQVIPWATFTDPELARLGLTEAQAKEKYGDDVYSLKQEFADVDRAQAEGATLGFGKIIVRGNGTILGAHLVGKSAGELIHEIVLAMANNLNVSALSGIHIYPTLSEVNSKAALLLKKQKFAKNEGLKGLLSKFFGIRRSLG